A portion of the Drosophila sechellia strain sech25 chromosome 2R, ASM438219v1, whole genome shotgun sequence genome contains these proteins:
- the LOC6608568 gene encoding glycine receptor subunit alpha-2 isoform X5 — protein MLDKFNINAFISFGLGFILMWLSEATEAHMNYTAKPRVVLPPNYVKEIRPPSKKGSPVIVDFSIFVVDINSINVEDMDFRVDMFIHQRWLESRLEIPDDIFEEGDDYVTLLPEVFENFWQPDPYFLNSKIAEIATLTHKFTSVTLYKNKTVRYAARMHAIIACQMEFQLYPMDIQVCPIYIESFSSNNQKVKLRWSDSGVTLNPELKLLQYNLGQPLELEESDGYMPEKVGNFSRLTVYFRFERQIGHHLIQTFAPSSLVVMLSWFSFWLGLDAIPGRVTLLVTCMLTLVTMFTGADIPPVAYVKALDLWMAGCMLSVFAALAEFVVVKVLDVQYQYQVNRIPKVLPMRISNMEKGQCATVASWEGGAVRSRKATQTPTTPGQTSLQGNGGPPKPARRQSLLSVAWTDTDTGVEKIMWREIDKVSRAVFPILFFVFVLLYWPILLMKSS, from the exons ATGCTCGACAAATTCAACATAAACGCATTCATATCGTTTGGACTGGGATTCATACTGATGTG GCTGAGCGAAGCCACGGAAGCCCACATGAACTACACAGCCAAGCCGCGAGTAGTTCTTCCGCCTAATTATGTCAAGG AAATACGACCGCCCTCGAAGAAGGGCTCACCAGTGATAGTAGACTTTAGCATATTCGTTGTAGATATTAACTCAATTAACGTAGAGGATATGGACTTTAG AGTAGACATGTTTATACATCAGCGCTGGCTGGAGTCGCGCCTGGAGATCCCAGATGACATATTCGAGGAGGGCGACGACTACGTGACGCTGCTTCCAGAGGTCTTTGAGAATTTTTGGCAGCCGGATCCGTACTTTCTTAATTCCAAAATTGCCG AAATAGCGACACTGACCCACAAGTTCACGTCGGTGACGCTCTACAAGAACAAGACGGTGCGCTATGCGGCGCGGATGCACGCGATCATCGCCTGCCAGATGGAGTTCCAGCTGTACCCCATGGACATCCAGGTGTGTCCCATCTACATCGAGAGCT TCTCGTCGAACAATCAGAAGGTTAAGCTGCGCTGGTCGGACTCAGGGGTGACCCTCAATCCGGAACTGAAGCTGCTGCAGTACAATCTGGGCCAGCCGCTGGAACTGGAGGAGAGCGACGGCTACATGCCGGAGAAGGTGGGCAACTTCTCCCGCCTCACCGTGTACTTCCGCTTCGAGCGCCAGATTGGCCACCACCTCATCCAGACCTTTGCCCCCTCATCGCTGGTGGTGATGCTGTCCTGGTTCAGCTTCTGGCTGGGACTGGACGCCATTCCGGGGCGCGTAACGCTCCTGGTGACCTGCATGCTGACCCTGGTGACCATGTTTACGGGCGCCGACATTCCGCCAGTGGCTTACGTAAAG GCACTGGACCTCTGGATGGCCGGGTGCATGCTGTCCGTGTTCGCCGCGCTGGCTGAGTTCGTGGTGGTGAAAGTGCTGGACGTGCAGTACCAGTACCAGGTGAACCGCATACCCAAGGTACTGCCCATG CGCATCAGCAACATGGAGAAGGGTCAGTGTGCGACGGTGGCCAGTTGGGAGGGCGGAGCTGTGCGGTCGCGGAAGGCCACTCAGACGCCCACGACACCGGGCCAG ACATCGCTCCAGGGAAACGGCGGACCGCCCAAGCCAGCAAGACGTCAAAGTCTACTTTCCGTGGCGTGGACGGATACGGATACCGGCGTGGAGAAGATCATGTGGCGGGAGATCGACAAGGTGTCCCGCGCCGTATTCCCCATCCTCTTCTTTGTGTTTGTGCTCCTGTACTGGCCGATACTGCTGATGAAGTCGTCCTAG
- the LOC6608568 gene encoding glycine receptor subunit alpha-2 isoform X2 yields the protein MLDKFNINAFISFGLGFILMWLSEATEAHMNYTAKPRVVLPPNYVKEIRPPSKKGSPVIVDFSIFVVDINSINVEDMDFSDTVYIFRVDMFIHQRWLESRLEIPDDIFEEGDDYVTLLPEVFENFWQPDPYFLNSKIAGYGSPYVASTSLLRNKGERDSKNFHLDKDIKIATLTHKFTSVTLYKNKTVRYAARMHAIIACQMEFQLYPMDIQVCPIYIESFSSNNQKVKLRWSDSGVTLNPELKLLQYNLGQPLELEESDGYMPEKVGNFSRLTVYFRFERQIGHHLIQTFAPSSLVVMLSWFSFWLGLDAIPGRVTLLVTCMLTLVTMFTGADIPPVAYVKALDLWMAGCMLSVFAALAEFVVVKVLDVQYQYQVNRIPKRISNMEKGQCATVASWEGGAVRSRKATQTPTTPGQTSLQGNGGPPKPARRQSLLSVAWTDTDTGVEKIMWREIDKVSRAVFPILFFVFVLLYWPILLMKSS from the exons ATGCTCGACAAATTCAACATAAACGCATTCATATCGTTTGGACTGGGATTCATACTGATGTG GCTGAGCGAAGCCACGGAAGCCCACATGAACTACACAGCCAAGCCGCGAGTAGTTCTTCCGCCTAATTATGTCAAGG AAATACGACCGCCCTCGAAGAAGGGCTCACCAGTGATAGTAGACTTTAGCATATTCGTTGTAGATATTAACTCAATTAACGTAGAGGATATGGACTTTAG CGATACTGTGTACATTTTCAGAGTAGACATGTTTATACATCAGCGCTGGCTGGAGTCGCGCCTGGAGATCCCAGATGACATATTCGAGGAGGGCGACGACTACGTGACGCTGCTTCCAGAGGTCTTTGAGAATTTTTGGCAGCCGGATCCGTACTTTCTTAATTCCAAAATTGCCG GATACGGAAGTCCATATGTTGCGTCCACCTCCCTGCTACGCAATAAGGGTGAAAGAGATTCGAAAAACTTTCATCTAGACAAAGATATAA AAATAGCGACACTGACCCACAAGTTCACGTCGGTGACGCTCTACAAGAACAAGACGGTGCGCTATGCGGCGCGGATGCACGCGATCATCGCCTGCCAGATGGAGTTCCAGCTGTACCCCATGGACATCCAGGTGTGTCCCATCTACATCGAGAGCT TCTCGTCGAACAATCAGAAGGTTAAGCTGCGCTGGTCGGACTCAGGGGTGACCCTCAATCCGGAACTGAAGCTGCTGCAGTACAATCTGGGCCAGCCGCTGGAACTGGAGGAGAGCGACGGCTACATGCCGGAGAAGGTGGGCAACTTCTCCCGCCTCACCGTGTACTTCCGCTTCGAGCGCCAGATTGGCCACCACCTCATCCAGACCTTTGCCCCCTCATCGCTGGTGGTGATGCTGTCCTGGTTCAGCTTCTGGCTGGGACTGGACGCCATTCCGGGGCGCGTAACGCTCCTGGTGACCTGCATGCTGACCCTGGTGACCATGTTTACGGGCGCCGACATTCCGCCAGTGGCTTACGTAAAG GCACTGGACCTCTGGATGGCCGGGTGCATGCTGTCCGTGTTCGCCGCGCTGGCTGAGTTCGTGGTGGTGAAAGTGCTGGACGTGCAGTACCAGTACCAGGTGAACCGCATACCCAAG CGCATCAGCAACATGGAGAAGGGTCAGTGTGCGACGGTGGCCAGTTGGGAGGGCGGAGCTGTGCGGTCGCGGAAGGCCACTCAGACGCCCACGACACCGGGCCAG ACATCGCTCCAGGGAAACGGCGGACCGCCCAAGCCAGCAAGACGTCAAAGTCTACTTTCCGTGGCGTGGACGGATACGGATACCGGCGTGGAGAAGATCATGTGGCGGGAGATCGACAAGGTGTCCCGCGCCGTATTCCCCATCCTCTTCTTTGTGTTTGTGCTCCTGTACTGGCCGATACTGCTGATGAAGTCGTCCTAG
- the LOC6608568 gene encoding glycine receptor subunit alpha-2 isoform X1, producing the protein MLDKFNINAFISFGLGFILMWLSEATEAHMNYTAKPRVVLPPNYVKEIRPPSKKGSPVIVDFSIFVVDINSINVEDMDFSDTVYIFRVDMFIHQRWLESRLEIPDDIFEEGDDYVTLLPEVFENFWQPDPYFLNSKIAGYGSPYVASTSLLRNKGERDSKNFHLDKDIKIATLTHKFTSVTLYKNKTVRYAARMHAIIACQMEFQLYPMDIQVCPIYIESFSSNNQKVKLRWSDSGVTLNPELKLLQYNLGQPLELEESDGYMPEKVGNFSRLTVYFRFERQIGHHLIQTFAPSSLVVMLSWFSFWLGLDAIPGRVTLLVTCMLTLVTMFTGADIPPVAYVKALDLWMAGCMLSVFAALAEFVVVKVLDVQYQYQVNRIPKVLPMRISNMEKGQCATVASWEGGAVRSRKATQTPTTPGQTSLQGNGGPPKPARRQSLLSVAWTDTDTGVEKIMWREIDKVSRAVFPILFFVFVLLYWPILLMKSS; encoded by the exons ATGCTCGACAAATTCAACATAAACGCATTCATATCGTTTGGACTGGGATTCATACTGATGTG GCTGAGCGAAGCCACGGAAGCCCACATGAACTACACAGCCAAGCCGCGAGTAGTTCTTCCGCCTAATTATGTCAAGG AAATACGACCGCCCTCGAAGAAGGGCTCACCAGTGATAGTAGACTTTAGCATATTCGTTGTAGATATTAACTCAATTAACGTAGAGGATATGGACTTTAG CGATACTGTGTACATTTTCAGAGTAGACATGTTTATACATCAGCGCTGGCTGGAGTCGCGCCTGGAGATCCCAGATGACATATTCGAGGAGGGCGACGACTACGTGACGCTGCTTCCAGAGGTCTTTGAGAATTTTTGGCAGCCGGATCCGTACTTTCTTAATTCCAAAATTGCCG GATACGGAAGTCCATATGTTGCGTCCACCTCCCTGCTACGCAATAAGGGTGAAAGAGATTCGAAAAACTTTCATCTAGACAAAGATATAA AAATAGCGACACTGACCCACAAGTTCACGTCGGTGACGCTCTACAAGAACAAGACGGTGCGCTATGCGGCGCGGATGCACGCGATCATCGCCTGCCAGATGGAGTTCCAGCTGTACCCCATGGACATCCAGGTGTGTCCCATCTACATCGAGAGCT TCTCGTCGAACAATCAGAAGGTTAAGCTGCGCTGGTCGGACTCAGGGGTGACCCTCAATCCGGAACTGAAGCTGCTGCAGTACAATCTGGGCCAGCCGCTGGAACTGGAGGAGAGCGACGGCTACATGCCGGAGAAGGTGGGCAACTTCTCCCGCCTCACCGTGTACTTCCGCTTCGAGCGCCAGATTGGCCACCACCTCATCCAGACCTTTGCCCCCTCATCGCTGGTGGTGATGCTGTCCTGGTTCAGCTTCTGGCTGGGACTGGACGCCATTCCGGGGCGCGTAACGCTCCTGGTGACCTGCATGCTGACCCTGGTGACCATGTTTACGGGCGCCGACATTCCGCCAGTGGCTTACGTAAAG GCACTGGACCTCTGGATGGCCGGGTGCATGCTGTCCGTGTTCGCCGCGCTGGCTGAGTTCGTGGTGGTGAAAGTGCTGGACGTGCAGTACCAGTACCAGGTGAACCGCATACCCAAGGTACTGCCCATG CGCATCAGCAACATGGAGAAGGGTCAGTGTGCGACGGTGGCCAGTTGGGAGGGCGGAGCTGTGCGGTCGCGGAAGGCCACTCAGACGCCCACGACACCGGGCCAG ACATCGCTCCAGGGAAACGGCGGACCGCCCAAGCCAGCAAGACGTCAAAGTCTACTTTCCGTGGCGTGGACGGATACGGATACCGGCGTGGAGAAGATCATGTGGCGGGAGATCGACAAGGTGTCCCGCGCCGTATTCCCCATCCTCTTCTTTGTGTTTGTGCTCCTGTACTGGCCGATACTGCTGATGAAGTCGTCCTAG
- the LOC6608568 gene encoding glycine receptor subunit alpha-2 isoform X6: protein MLDKFNINAFISFGLGFILMWLSEATEAHMNYTAKPRVVLPPNYVKEIRPPSKKGSPVIVDFSIFVVDINSINVEDMDFRVDMFIHQRWLESRLEIPDDIFEEGDDYVTLLPEVFENFWQPDPYFLNSKIAEIATLTHKFTSVTLYKNKTVRYAARMHAIIACQMEFQLYPMDIQVCPIYIESFSSNNQKVKLRWSDSGVTLNPELKLLQYNLGQPLELEESDGYMPEKVGNFSRLTVYFRFERQIGHHLIQTFAPSSLVVMLSWFSFWLGLDAIPGRVTLLVTCMLTLVTMFTGADIPPVAYVKALDLWMAGCMLSVFAALAEFVVVKVLDVQYQYQVNRIPKRISNMEKGQCATVASWEGGAVRSRKATQTPTTPGQTSLQGNGGPPKPARRQSLLSVAWTDTDTGVEKIMWREIDKVSRAVFPILFFVFVLLYWPILLMKSS from the exons ATGCTCGACAAATTCAACATAAACGCATTCATATCGTTTGGACTGGGATTCATACTGATGTG GCTGAGCGAAGCCACGGAAGCCCACATGAACTACACAGCCAAGCCGCGAGTAGTTCTTCCGCCTAATTATGTCAAGG AAATACGACCGCCCTCGAAGAAGGGCTCACCAGTGATAGTAGACTTTAGCATATTCGTTGTAGATATTAACTCAATTAACGTAGAGGATATGGACTTTAG AGTAGACATGTTTATACATCAGCGCTGGCTGGAGTCGCGCCTGGAGATCCCAGATGACATATTCGAGGAGGGCGACGACTACGTGACGCTGCTTCCAGAGGTCTTTGAGAATTTTTGGCAGCCGGATCCGTACTTTCTTAATTCCAAAATTGCCG AAATAGCGACACTGACCCACAAGTTCACGTCGGTGACGCTCTACAAGAACAAGACGGTGCGCTATGCGGCGCGGATGCACGCGATCATCGCCTGCCAGATGGAGTTCCAGCTGTACCCCATGGACATCCAGGTGTGTCCCATCTACATCGAGAGCT TCTCGTCGAACAATCAGAAGGTTAAGCTGCGCTGGTCGGACTCAGGGGTGACCCTCAATCCGGAACTGAAGCTGCTGCAGTACAATCTGGGCCAGCCGCTGGAACTGGAGGAGAGCGACGGCTACATGCCGGAGAAGGTGGGCAACTTCTCCCGCCTCACCGTGTACTTCCGCTTCGAGCGCCAGATTGGCCACCACCTCATCCAGACCTTTGCCCCCTCATCGCTGGTGGTGATGCTGTCCTGGTTCAGCTTCTGGCTGGGACTGGACGCCATTCCGGGGCGCGTAACGCTCCTGGTGACCTGCATGCTGACCCTGGTGACCATGTTTACGGGCGCCGACATTCCGCCAGTGGCTTACGTAAAG GCACTGGACCTCTGGATGGCCGGGTGCATGCTGTCCGTGTTCGCCGCGCTGGCTGAGTTCGTGGTGGTGAAAGTGCTGGACGTGCAGTACCAGTACCAGGTGAACCGCATACCCAAG CGCATCAGCAACATGGAGAAGGGTCAGTGTGCGACGGTGGCCAGTTGGGAGGGCGGAGCTGTGCGGTCGCGGAAGGCCACTCAGACGCCCACGACACCGGGCCAG ACATCGCTCCAGGGAAACGGCGGACCGCCCAAGCCAGCAAGACGTCAAAGTCTACTTTCCGTGGCGTGGACGGATACGGATACCGGCGTGGAGAAGATCATGTGGCGGGAGATCGACAAGGTGTCCCGCGCCGTATTCCCCATCCTCTTCTTTGTGTTTGTGCTCCTGTACTGGCCGATACTGCTGATGAAGTCGTCCTAG
- the LOC6608568 gene encoding glycine receptor subunit alpha-2 isoform X3 — protein MLDKFNINAFISFGLGFILMWLSEATEAHMNYTAKPRVVLPPNYVKEIRPPSKKGSPVIVDFSIFVVDINSINVEDMDFRVDMFIHQRWLESRLEIPDDIFEEGDDYVTLLPEVFENFWQPDPYFLNSKIAGYGSPYVASTSLLRNKGERDSKNFHLDKDIKIATLTHKFTSVTLYKNKTVRYAARMHAIIACQMEFQLYPMDIQVCPIYIESFSSNNQKVKLRWSDSGVTLNPELKLLQYNLGQPLELEESDGYMPEKVGNFSRLTVYFRFERQIGHHLIQTFAPSSLVVMLSWFSFWLGLDAIPGRVTLLVTCMLTLVTMFTGADIPPVAYVKALDLWMAGCMLSVFAALAEFVVVKVLDVQYQYQVNRIPKVLPMRISNMEKGQCATVASWEGGAVRSRKATQTPTTPGQTSLQGNGGPPKPARRQSLLSVAWTDTDTGVEKIMWREIDKVSRAVFPILFFVFVLLYWPILLMKSS, from the exons ATGCTCGACAAATTCAACATAAACGCATTCATATCGTTTGGACTGGGATTCATACTGATGTG GCTGAGCGAAGCCACGGAAGCCCACATGAACTACACAGCCAAGCCGCGAGTAGTTCTTCCGCCTAATTATGTCAAGG AAATACGACCGCCCTCGAAGAAGGGCTCACCAGTGATAGTAGACTTTAGCATATTCGTTGTAGATATTAACTCAATTAACGTAGAGGATATGGACTTTAG AGTAGACATGTTTATACATCAGCGCTGGCTGGAGTCGCGCCTGGAGATCCCAGATGACATATTCGAGGAGGGCGACGACTACGTGACGCTGCTTCCAGAGGTCTTTGAGAATTTTTGGCAGCCGGATCCGTACTTTCTTAATTCCAAAATTGCCG GATACGGAAGTCCATATGTTGCGTCCACCTCCCTGCTACGCAATAAGGGTGAAAGAGATTCGAAAAACTTTCATCTAGACAAAGATATAA AAATAGCGACACTGACCCACAAGTTCACGTCGGTGACGCTCTACAAGAACAAGACGGTGCGCTATGCGGCGCGGATGCACGCGATCATCGCCTGCCAGATGGAGTTCCAGCTGTACCCCATGGACATCCAGGTGTGTCCCATCTACATCGAGAGCT TCTCGTCGAACAATCAGAAGGTTAAGCTGCGCTGGTCGGACTCAGGGGTGACCCTCAATCCGGAACTGAAGCTGCTGCAGTACAATCTGGGCCAGCCGCTGGAACTGGAGGAGAGCGACGGCTACATGCCGGAGAAGGTGGGCAACTTCTCCCGCCTCACCGTGTACTTCCGCTTCGAGCGCCAGATTGGCCACCACCTCATCCAGACCTTTGCCCCCTCATCGCTGGTGGTGATGCTGTCCTGGTTCAGCTTCTGGCTGGGACTGGACGCCATTCCGGGGCGCGTAACGCTCCTGGTGACCTGCATGCTGACCCTGGTGACCATGTTTACGGGCGCCGACATTCCGCCAGTGGCTTACGTAAAG GCACTGGACCTCTGGATGGCCGGGTGCATGCTGTCCGTGTTCGCCGCGCTGGCTGAGTTCGTGGTGGTGAAAGTGCTGGACGTGCAGTACCAGTACCAGGTGAACCGCATACCCAAGGTACTGCCCATG CGCATCAGCAACATGGAGAAGGGTCAGTGTGCGACGGTGGCCAGTTGGGAGGGCGGAGCTGTGCGGTCGCGGAAGGCCACTCAGACGCCCACGACACCGGGCCAG ACATCGCTCCAGGGAAACGGCGGACCGCCCAAGCCAGCAAGACGTCAAAGTCTACTTTCCGTGGCGTGGACGGATACGGATACCGGCGTGGAGAAGATCATGTGGCGGGAGATCGACAAGGTGTCCCGCGCCGTATTCCCCATCCTCTTCTTTGTGTTTGTGCTCCTGTACTGGCCGATACTGCTGATGAAGTCGTCCTAG
- the LOC6608568 gene encoding glycine receptor subunit alpha-2 isoform X4 — protein MLDKFNINAFISFGLGFILMWLSEATEAHMNYTAKPRVVLPPNYVKEIRPPSKKGSPVIVDFSIFVVDINSINVEDMDFSDTVYIFRVDMFIHQRWLESRLEIPDDIFEEGDDYVTLLPEVFENFWQPDPYFLNSKIAEIATLTHKFTSVTLYKNKTVRYAARMHAIIACQMEFQLYPMDIQVCPIYIESFSSNNQKVKLRWSDSGVTLNPELKLLQYNLGQPLELEESDGYMPEKVGNFSRLTVYFRFERQIGHHLIQTFAPSSLVVMLSWFSFWLGLDAIPGRVTLLVTCMLTLVTMFTGADIPPVAYVKALDLWMAGCMLSVFAALAEFVVVKVLDVQYQYQVNRIPKVLPMRISNMEKGQCATVASWEGGAVRSRKATQTPTTPGQTSLQGNGGPPKPARRQSLLSVAWTDTDTGVEKIMWREIDKVSRAVFPILFFVFVLLYWPILLMKSS, from the exons ATGCTCGACAAATTCAACATAAACGCATTCATATCGTTTGGACTGGGATTCATACTGATGTG GCTGAGCGAAGCCACGGAAGCCCACATGAACTACACAGCCAAGCCGCGAGTAGTTCTTCCGCCTAATTATGTCAAGG AAATACGACCGCCCTCGAAGAAGGGCTCACCAGTGATAGTAGACTTTAGCATATTCGTTGTAGATATTAACTCAATTAACGTAGAGGATATGGACTTTAG CGATACTGTGTACATTTTCAGAGTAGACATGTTTATACATCAGCGCTGGCTGGAGTCGCGCCTGGAGATCCCAGATGACATATTCGAGGAGGGCGACGACTACGTGACGCTGCTTCCAGAGGTCTTTGAGAATTTTTGGCAGCCGGATCCGTACTTTCTTAATTCCAAAATTGCCG AAATAGCGACACTGACCCACAAGTTCACGTCGGTGACGCTCTACAAGAACAAGACGGTGCGCTATGCGGCGCGGATGCACGCGATCATCGCCTGCCAGATGGAGTTCCAGCTGTACCCCATGGACATCCAGGTGTGTCCCATCTACATCGAGAGCT TCTCGTCGAACAATCAGAAGGTTAAGCTGCGCTGGTCGGACTCAGGGGTGACCCTCAATCCGGAACTGAAGCTGCTGCAGTACAATCTGGGCCAGCCGCTGGAACTGGAGGAGAGCGACGGCTACATGCCGGAGAAGGTGGGCAACTTCTCCCGCCTCACCGTGTACTTCCGCTTCGAGCGCCAGATTGGCCACCACCTCATCCAGACCTTTGCCCCCTCATCGCTGGTGGTGATGCTGTCCTGGTTCAGCTTCTGGCTGGGACTGGACGCCATTCCGGGGCGCGTAACGCTCCTGGTGACCTGCATGCTGACCCTGGTGACCATGTTTACGGGCGCCGACATTCCGCCAGTGGCTTACGTAAAG GCACTGGACCTCTGGATGGCCGGGTGCATGCTGTCCGTGTTCGCCGCGCTGGCTGAGTTCGTGGTGGTGAAAGTGCTGGACGTGCAGTACCAGTACCAGGTGAACCGCATACCCAAGGTACTGCCCATG CGCATCAGCAACATGGAGAAGGGTCAGTGTGCGACGGTGGCCAGTTGGGAGGGCGGAGCTGTGCGGTCGCGGAAGGCCACTCAGACGCCCACGACACCGGGCCAG ACATCGCTCCAGGGAAACGGCGGACCGCCCAAGCCAGCAAGACGTCAAAGTCTACTTTCCGTGGCGTGGACGGATACGGATACCGGCGTGGAGAAGATCATGTGGCGGGAGATCGACAAGGTGTCCCGCGCCGTATTCCCCATCCTCTTCTTTGTGTTTGTGCTCCTGTACTGGCCGATACTGCTGATGAAGTCGTCCTAG